The Ochrobactrum sp. BTU1 region TTTTGACACGAGCGTACTCCCATTTCCTGATTTGCCCCCTCGGGCTGAACTGTGTATCTGTGAGCGATACATCTATATTGATTTTTTATGATAGGGATCAATTTTGATCCTTGTCAATGCTTGAATCTGGATTAAAGCTTTTTCTCATGAACACATATCGAGACCTGCGTGGCATATCCACTTTCGATCCTGATGAAGCCGACGCTTTTTCGGATGATCCATTATTCTTGCGTTCCGTCGCACGCACGGTCGCGGTAATGTCGGCGTTTCAAACGGCTCGACATCCCCTCTCGCTCACCCAGGTGGCCAATGCTGCAGGGATTGATCGCAGCGCCGCCCAACGTATTGTCCATACTCTTTTGAAGCTCAACATGCTGGCGCGAGATCCCGACGACCGCGGATATCTACCGGGGTTGCGCGTACTTGATATGACCCATGATCTCTTGCGGCTCAACCCAATGTTGCAGCGTGCAAATCCTGTCATGCTCGAACTCCGGCGACGAGTGAGTGAGCGTGTTGACCTCTCGTTATTCGATGACGTCCGCGTCATCTACGCCTTGCGCATGCCTTCCAAACACGAGGTGTTCAGCGCGACAATTGTTGGAAACGCTGTGCCGACTTACTGTACAGCAGGTGGCGTGGCCATTCTCTCGCGACTGCCAGACGAAACCATTGCCGATATCGTCAGCCGCTCTGATCTTACTCCGTTCACACCGCATACCGTTCGTGACCTGGAAGGAGTGATGAACCATGTTCGCGCCACGCGAGAACGAGGGCATTCTCTGCTTTGCAGCCAACTCCTGAATAATGAGGTGGTAATCGGCGCCCCGATAATGGACTGGCGAGGCACACCAGTGGGGGCAATTCACGTAGCAGGCAGCTTACAGGAATGGACTGCCCAGGGCTTCAGCGACAGTTTTGGACCTTTGATCCAGAACGCGGCCCAAACAGTTTCGGAAAGATCCTCTCCCTCCGGCAATAGAAAGATTGACACCGTTTAACAAATCTATCCAACAAAAATGCCGGGCTTTTAACCCGGCACTTCAATCAATTCGTCTTCTTCTAGTCTTCTTTAATCATGCTATCTTTGCTGGTATCACGCATCCGCAGATAAACAACCAACGAAATACCAATCATGACGGTGACATACCAGTAAAAGCCGCGTTCCCATCCCCCATTCTTAAAGCTCAGCGCGACGTATTCAGCAGTACCGCCAAATAATGTGTTAGCAAGAGCATAAGGCAGTGCCACGCCAAGTGCACGGATATGAGCCGGAAACAGCTCCGCTTTTACCACCGCATTGATAGAGGTATAGCCCGTCACAATTATCAGAGCACCCATGACCAGCAAACCGGCAATGATCGGATCGCGCGTCTGCTCGAGTGTCGAGAAGATAGGGTAGGTGAACAACACTCCGGCCGCACCAAATCCAACCATGAGCGGCTTACGGCCAATCTTGTCGGAGAGAGCACCTGCTACCGGCTGCAGACACATAAAGATGAACAGCGTGATTGCGTTTATCTGACTGGCAACTTCGCGGCTGAAACCAGAAGTATTGACGAGAAACTTCTGCATGTAAATCGAGTACGCATAAAAGGCGAGCGTACCGCCGGCAGTCAAAAGCATGACCAGTGCGGTTTCCTTCGGATGATGCTTGATCAGCGTCCAGAACCCCGACTTTGGGACATCCTTTGTCTTTGCATTCTTGAAGCTTTCCGTTTCAGCAAGGCCACGACGCAGCCAGAATACCACCACGGCAAGCAGCGCACCGATGAAGAATGGAATTCGCCAGCCCCAGGATTCAAGAGCGGGAGTTTCCATCGTGCTCTGAAGCACGATCAACAACAAAATTGCCAGAAGCTGGCCAGAAATCAGTGTGACATATTGGAAAGAAGAGAAGAAACCGCGACGGCTTTTACCAGCCATTTCTGACAGATAAGTCGCGCTCGCTCCATACTCACCGCCAACGGACAGGCCCTGCATCAAACGTGCAAGCACCAGAAGAGCTGGAGCGAAGAGTCCAATGGTTTCATAGCCAGGGGTCACTGCAATAATGAGAGAACCCGCACACATCAGTGTGACTGATAGAGCCAAGCCTGCCTTACGACCCTTGCGGTCTGCATAAATTCCCATGATCCACGCACCAATTGGGCGCATGATAAATCCGACGGCAAAAACGGCTGCAGCACTCAGAAGTTGCGCCGTCTGGCTATCCGATGGAAAGAAATGAGGGGCAAAATACAGAGTAAAAGCTGCATAAACATACCAGTCGAACCATTCGACAAGATTACCGGTCGACCCACCGATTATGGATTTCAGTCGACTGTTGGTGCTTGGCGCATCGCTCCGTTCGGAGGTGATTGAGACCATGCGGTTACTCCTTCAAATCTTTATTTTTAAGCTTCACCCGAGGCTTGAGCGCGAGGCCGCGCTTGCTACGGATGACTTGACCACGTTCAGGGTTATCGGCCGCCTCACATCCTTGATGCGCCTTGCAACGGAAGCTCCCCCTGAAAACCTGTGCCGAAGGGTGGGCGTCTAATGCCGTGAACCATGATCTGCCTCGCCATCACTTGGTCGCGCAAACCAAAAAATGCGCATCTGAGTTTTCAGAAAACTTCGCGTTGAAAAGATCATATTCTTGGCACTGCACGGATTAGCTCCTCCCTACGAAACTCCCAATTTCGAAGTAGCGCTAAAATGCGGGACAAGATTTGTAACTTCCATAGCCACTGACTAAAAAGTTTAGTTTATTGAATTAACTCAATGAATCGCAATTCTGACACAATTCGACAATTGCTTCTGTGCAAATTTTTGCGTGACTTTATTAGGATTAGTGCATAATCCTGCACAAATGAGGATATCGTTGAACGCGACCAGAATCCTTCTCGTTGCTTTAGCAGTGCTTTTGGCAACGATATTCTGGACAGCAGCAAAATTTTGGACCGAGACGGATGCGCTTGATCGTTTGAGCGAGGATGCGACCCTTGTTGCGCGGCAACAGACGAGACTGATCGACAGCGAACTTGCCAAGTTTCGCCTGCTGCCAGTGGTGCTCAAAGAATATAGCGATTTGCACGATGTTTTGGATGGCGGCTCATCGGACGCAACAGCACGATTGAACGATAAGCTCGAGTTCCTAGCAGAACAGATCGGCTCGCCGATCATCTATGTGATCACGCGCGACGGCATGGTAATAGCCTCCTCCAACGCAAACACACCTGAAAGCTTCGTTGGTCGAAATTACGGATATAGACCATATTTTCAGGGTGCACTGTCGGCGGGTGCAGCGGAATACTATGCGATTGGTGATCTTAGCGGACGTTTCGGCCTGTTTCTCGCCAGACGGATCGGCGACGAAGCTAATCCAGTCGGCGTTGTGGTCGTTAAGTTTGAATTCCATCGGCTGGTGAAAACCTGGTCTAACGATCCGGGTCAGACATTCGTTATCGATCCGCGCGGCATCATTCTCGCCTCGACCGATAAGGCAGAGGATTTGCGCTCGTTCCAGCCTATCTCAACCGAAGAACGCACCAAAATCAGCCAGAGCGGACAGTTTAGCGTCGCAGACCTTCAGCCAAGTCACTACGCATTCGAACCTGAAAACATGATACGTGGTCCATCTGGTTCAAAGTTCATCACCGTTGATGAACCAATAGCTGAGACCGAACTGAAACTCATGCATATCGAAGCAGTCGCGCCATCCCTGCGCGCTGCCCACGATCATGCGCGCCTTATCACCGTTTCAGCGCTTCTGATTGCCATGACGCTCTTTGGCGCAATCTACTGGCGCATCACCCGTGCGGCGCGCTTGGCTGCGGATCGGGCGGCGCTGGAAACAGCTGTTAGTGAGCGCACTTTAGAACTCAGCGCGGAAATGGTTCGGCGCGAACGCGCTGATAAGCGCTTTCGTGAAGCGCGCGAAGAACTTGCGCAAGCCAACAGGCTCGCATCGCTGGGTTCGATTACCGCAGGTCTCGTCCATGAGATCAACCAGCCAGTGGCTACCATTCAGACACTTGCAGAAAACGCACAGCATCATCTTGGCAAAGGCAAACTCGAGAAAGTCGCAGCCAATCTTTCTACAACCGTTGAGCTGACGGCGCGCATCGGCTCCATCACGCAAGAAATGCGGCGCTTTGCGCGAAGCGGACATCGTGAGCTCGCCCCTACTGGGCTAGATGAGTTGTTGGAAGGCACGCTGCTCATCATGGGAGATCGGTTTCGAAATGCAGGCGTGACACTTGAAACGCCGAATGGATGCGATTTCCAAGTCTTTGCAAATCGCGTTCGTCTCGAACAGGTTCTAGTCAATTTGTTTCAGAACGCTCTTGATGCGGTAGCAATGCAACCAAAACCGCGCATTGCCTTGTTCATCTTCGGGGAAGACCAGCAAGTAACACTTACTGTCGCCGATAACGGCCCGGGCATCGATCCGGCATTGGGCGATGAAGTGTTCAGTCCGTTTGTGACCGGCAAGCCTGAAGGGTTGGGACTTGGTCTGGGCATTGCACGCGATATTATGACAGAACTTGAAGGCACGCTGCGTATTGTGCCTTCACCATTAGGAGGTGCCGCCTTCGCAGCTACTGTAAAGCGGGCAAAGCAAGCATGACAGACATAGAACCACTCCGCGTAATTCTGATCGATGATGACATGGCCTTTCGCACCGCATTGGCGGATTCCTTTGAAATAGCCGGGATGGACATCCAAACCTTTGCTGATGGCCAATCGGCCCTCGCCAATTTGAACGCCGATTTTCCGGGCATTGTCATCACCGATATCAGGATGCCGAAAATAGATGGCCATGCGGTGCTGGAAGCGCTGTTGGCGCGTGATCCCGAGCTACCGGTCATTTTGATGACCGGGCACGGAGACATCGGCACGGCCGTGGCTGCCCTCAAAAAAGGGGCATTTGATTTCATCGCCAAACCTTTTGCCGCCGATCACATGATCTCGAGCGTCCGGCGTGCCCTTGAAATGCGTCGACTCGCCCTGGAAAACCGACGACTGCGAAAGGCTGCGGCAGAAGCCGAACAAGACTTCCCGCTTTTCGGCGAAACCCCGGTAATGGTTAGGCTACGCGAGACAATCCGCCAGCTTGCGAGTGTTGATGTCGATGTATTGATTGAGGGTGAAACAGGAACCGGTAAAGAACTTGTAGCACGCCTCCTCCACCGCTGGAGTTCACGTCACGCACGCGGCTTCGTTGCGATCGACTGCGCGGCGCTGCCAGACGCCATCGCAGATGACGTACTATTTGGTAATCGCATTCAGCGCGGGAGGATCGTTGACGCTGATCGTGGCACACTGTTCCTCGATGAAATCGACAGCATGTCCGCATCCGTGCAGGGCAAGCTTCTGCGTGTGGTTGAGGAACGGGAACTGCCCAGTGCAACGGGTGAACCCAGAGCTGTCAATCTGCGGATAGTTGCGGCTGCAAAGAGCGACCTGGAAGTTTCGGTTAGAGCTGGCCTTTTCCGGTCGGACCTTCTTTACCGCCTGGAAACAGTTAGGCTGCGTATTCCGCCCTTGCGAGAACGCCGTAAGGATATAGGTCTGCTTTTCTCCTATTTTCTTGATGAGGCTGCAGCCCAATTCGGCCAGCCTCGCCCAATTATAGACGCAACAATTGAAACGCGACTGAATTCAGATGATTGGCCAGGTAATGTGCGTGAGCTGCGCAATTTTGCCAAACAAGTTGTTCTTGGATTGGGAAAAAGTCCGCTAAAAGAAGCGGGCCAAGTGCCGCTTTCTGAACAGATGGATGAATTTGAAGCGAAGGTACTGCGCGAAACACTAGAGCGGTTGAACGGTGATGTTAGTGGGGCTGCAAATATCCTACAGCTCCCGCGCCGCAGTCTTTATGCCCGTTTGCAGAAGTTGGGTATCGATGCATCATCATTCAGAAAGAAGGACGCTCTTTAGGCACGTTCTTACTTCAAAATTGCCCAACTCATCGCTTTACCTGGCAAATCGAGCACCGTCGCGCTCTTCCGTCTGAACTTTGTCGAGAATTTCAATTGACGCACCTGGAACCTGGAGGCCAGGATGATCGATCAACGTCCGAAAGTGTCGCGAGCTCGTCTTCTGCGACACTTTCGATTTCAATAGGAAATCTTTTCCATTTCCGGCAGGATCGTAAAGAGATCGCCCACAAGGCCATAATCAGCCACCTGGAAGATCGGTGCTTCTTCATCCTTGTTGATCGCAACAATCACGCGGCTGTCTTTCATACCAGCCAGATGCTGGATCGCGCCGGAAATACCGACTGCGATGTAAAGTTCCGGTGCAACCACCTTACCGGTCTGGCCAACCTGCCAGTCGTTTGGTGCATAACCCGCATCAACTGCTGCACGGCTGGCGCCAACGGCAGCACCAAGCTTGTCGGCAACAGGAAGGATCACTTCCTCAAACTTCTCCGACGAACCAAGCGCACGACCGCCCGAGATGATGATCTTGGCAGAAGTCAGTTCCGGACGATCACCACCCGAAAGCTTGTTTTCAACAAAGCTCGACAGTGCCGGATCAGCAGCCGCATTGATGCTTTCAACTAGAGCCGAACCGCCCTCACCCGTTGCCGAGAAAGAAGCCGTACGAACCGTGATGACCTTCTTGGCATCGGTCGACTGCACGGTCTGGATCGCATTGCCCGCATAGATCGGACGCTTGAAGGTGTCAGCGGACACAACTTCCATGATTTCCGACAGCTGCATCACATCAAGAAGTGCTGCAACGCGCGGCAGCACGTTCTTGGCCGAAGTGGTGGCTGGTGCAATGATCGTGTCGTAGTTTCCTGCGAGTTCAACGATGGCTGCAGCCAGTGGCTCGGCCAGACGGTTTTCCAGCGCATCGCTTTCAGCCAACAGAACTTTGCGAACGCCAGAAAGCTTGGCAGCTGCATCGGCGGCTGCTTTCGCGCCCTTGCCAGCAACCAGAATATCGACATCGCCACCGATCTGGGCAGCTGCTGTCAGTGCCTTTGCAGTCTGATCGGAAAGGCTTGCATTGTCGTGTTCGGCAATAAGAAGAATAGCCATGTGTTTGTCCCTTCCGATCTCTTACAATACGCCGTCGGCTTTAAGCTTCTCGACCAGCTCGGAAACCGAACCAACCTTCACGCCAGCCTTGCGGCCACCCGGCTCTTCGGTCTTCAGAACCTTGAGGCGCGACGCAATATCAGCACCGAAATCAGCAGGCGACTTCTCATCAAGCGGCTTCTTCTTGGCCTTCATGATGTTTGGCAGCGATGCATAGCGCGGCTGGTTCAAACGAAGATCAACTGTGACAATGGCTGGAAGCTTCACATCAATGGTCTGCAGACCGCCATCGACTTCGCGCGTTACCTTGGCCGAGCCGTCAGCAAGCTCCACCTTCGAGGCAAAAGTTGCCTGGCTCCAGTTGAGCAGTGCCGAAAGCATCTGGCCGGTCTGATTGGCATCGTCGTCAATCGCCTGCTTGCCGAGGAACACGAGGTCAGGCTGTTCAGCATCGACCACGCCCTTCAGAACCTTGGCAACACCAAGCGGCTCGACGGTTTCGTCAGTCTTCACCAGAATTGCCCGGTCAGCACCCATGGCAAGTGCGGTGCGCAACGTTTCCTGCGCCTGTGCCGGACCCACCGAAACCACGACGATTTCCGTGACCTTGCCTGCTTCCTTCAAACGGATCGCTTCTTCAACCGCGATCTCGTCAAAAGGGTTCATCGACATCTTGACGTTTGCAAGCTCAACGCCCGAACCATCTCCCTTTACACGGATCTTTACGTTGTAATCTACAACCCGCTTTACTGCGACAACTGCCTTCATATGGCAAACCTTTCATTCGTTTTAAGAAGCGGCACGTGCAGCGTTTCCAAATCAAACACGCGCGCGCCTGGCTTCCGGATCGTAAGGAGATTCTTCAATCACACAGGCTTTTCGCATTTCACCCAAAACGGGGATTTCAAGTTCCGTTCCCGGAACGCCAAGTTCGACTGGCAGCAGCGCCAGCGCGATATCATGTTTGAAAGTATAAGAATAACCACCTGATGTGACACGACCGACCAGCTTTCCGTTGTGATAGACACCCTCGCAAGACAGCGTGCTCGCACCATCAGTTTGAATCGAGAGTGTTACGGAGCGCTGTTTGATGCCATGTTCCTTCTGTGTGACCAGCGCTTGCTTGCCGATGAAGTCGTCCTTTTCAAGACGTATGAAACGCTCCAATCCGCTTTCCCAAGCGCTCAATTCAGGGTTCATATCGCGATACATAGCGCGGTAGGATTTATCAAGGCGCAGCGATTCCAGCGCATGCAGCCCGACAAGACGCAGACCATGTTCTTGGCCGGCCGCAAGCAAAGCTTCCAGAAGATTCCGCTGATATGCTAGTGGATGATAGAGCTCCCAACCCAGTTCGCCTTCATAGTTTACGCGCAACAAGCGGACATCACTTGCAAGGCCGACCGTACCATTCTTGATACCAAACCACGGGAAGGCTTCGTTTGAAAGATCGATCTCGGTCAATGTCTGCAATACTTCCCGCGCTTTCGGACCCACGATCGTAAAGCAACCACGATCATTGGTCACATTACGCAGGCTCACGCTGCCATCTTTCGGCAGAAGCTTGGACAGATCATCGAAATTCCAGCGCTCGGCACGGGGTGTCGAGATCATGTAAAAGCTGTCGTCTGCCAAAC contains the following coding sequences:
- a CDS encoding sensor histidine kinase; the encoded protein is MRISLNATRILLVALAVLLATIFWTAAKFWTETDALDRLSEDATLVARQQTRLIDSELAKFRLLPVVLKEYSDLHDVLDGGSSDATARLNDKLEFLAEQIGSPIIYVITRDGMVIASSNANTPESFVGRNYGYRPYFQGALSAGAAEYYAIGDLSGRFGLFLARRIGDEANPVGVVVVKFEFHRLVKTWSNDPGQTFVIDPRGIILASTDKAEDLRSFQPISTEERTKISQSGQFSVADLQPSHYAFEPENMIRGPSGSKFITVDEPIAETELKLMHIEAVAPSLRAAHDHARLITVSALLIAMTLFGAIYWRITRAARLAADRAALETAVSERTLELSAEMVRRERADKRFREAREELAQANRLASLGSITAGLVHEINQPVATIQTLAENAQHHLGKGKLEKVAANLSTTVELTARIGSITQEMRRFARSGHRELAPTGLDELLEGTLLIMGDRFRNAGVTLETPNGCDFQVFANRVRLEQVLVNLFQNALDAVAMQPKPRIALFIFGEDQQVTLTVADNGPGIDPALGDEVFSPFVTGKPEGLGLGLGIARDIMTELEGTLRIVPSPLGGAAFAATVKRAKQA
- a CDS encoding IclR family transcriptional regulator, which codes for MNTYRDLRGISTFDPDEADAFSDDPLFLRSVARTVAVMSAFQTARHPLSLTQVANAAGIDRSAAQRIVHTLLKLNMLARDPDDRGYLPGLRVLDMTHDLLRLNPMLQRANPVMLELRRRVSERVDLSLFDDVRVIYALRMPSKHEVFSATIVGNAVPTYCTAGGVAILSRLPDETIADIVSRSDLTPFTPHTVRDLEGVMNHVRATRERGHSLLCSQLLNNEVVIGAPIMDWRGTPVGAIHVAGSLQEWTAQGFSDSFGPLIQNAAQTVSERSSPSGNRKIDTV
- a CDS encoding MFS transporter, yielding MVSITSERSDAPSTNSRLKSIIGGSTGNLVEWFDWYVYAAFTLYFAPHFFPSDSQTAQLLSAAAVFAVGFIMRPIGAWIMGIYADRKGRKAGLALSVTLMCAGSLIIAVTPGYETIGLFAPALLVLARLMQGLSVGGEYGASATYLSEMAGKSRRGFFSSFQYVTLISGQLLAILLLIVLQSTMETPALESWGWRIPFFIGALLAVVVFWLRRGLAETESFKNAKTKDVPKSGFWTLIKHHPKETALVMLLTAGGTLAFYAYSIYMQKFLVNTSGFSREVASQINAITLFIFMCLQPVAGALSDKIGRKPLMVGFGAAGVLFTYPIFSTLEQTRDPIIAGLLVMGALIIVTGYTSINAVVKAELFPAHIRALGVALPYALANTLFGGTAEYVALSFKNGGWERGFYWYVTVMIGISLVVYLRMRDTSKDSMIKED
- a CDS encoding sigma-54 dependent transcriptional regulator, which codes for MTDIEPLRVILIDDDMAFRTALADSFEIAGMDIQTFADGQSALANLNADFPGIVITDIRMPKIDGHAVLEALLARDPELPVILMTGHGDIGTAVAALKKGAFDFIAKPFAADHMISSVRRALEMRRLALENRRLRKAAAEAEQDFPLFGETPVMVRLRETIRQLASVDVDVLIEGETGTGKELVARLLHRWSSRHARGFVAIDCAALPDAIADDVLFGNRIQRGRIVDADRGTLFLDEIDSMSASVQGKLLRVVEERELPSATGEPRAVNLRIVAAAKSDLEVSVRAGLFRSDLLYRLETVRLRIPPLRERRKDIGLLFSYFLDEAAAQFGQPRPIIDATIETRLNSDDWPGNVRELRNFAKQVVLGLGKSPLKEAGQVPLSEQMDEFEAKVLRETLERLNGDVSGAANILQLPRRSLYARLQKLGIDASSFRKKDAL
- a CDS encoding electron transfer flavoprotein subunit beta/FixA family protein; translated protein: MKAVVAVKRVVDYNVKIRVKGDGSGVELANVKMSMNPFDEIAVEEAIRLKEAGKVTEIVVVSVGPAQAQETLRTALAMGADRAILVKTDETVEPLGVAKVLKGVVDAEQPDLVFLGKQAIDDDANQTGQMLSALLNWSQATFASKVELADGSAKVTREVDGGLQTIDVKLPAIVTVDLRLNQPRYASLPNIMKAKKKPLDEKSPADFGADIASRLKVLKTEEPGGRKAGVKVGSVSELVEKLKADGVL
- a CDS encoding electron transfer flavoprotein subunit alpha/FixB family protein; its protein translation is MAILLIAEHDNASLSDQTAKALTAAAQIGGDVDILVAGKGAKAAADAAAKLSGVRKVLLAESDALENRLAEPLAAAIVELAGNYDTIIAPATTSAKNVLPRVAALLDVMQLSEIMEVVSADTFKRPIYAGNAIQTVQSTDAKKVITVRTASFSATGEGGSALVESINAAADPALSSFVENKLSGGDRPELTSAKIIISGGRALGSSEKFEEVILPVADKLGAAVGASRAAVDAGYAPNDWQVGQTGKVVAPELYIAVGISGAIQHLAGMKDSRVIVAINKDEEAPIFQVADYGLVGDLFTILPEMEKISY